DNA from Macadamia integrifolia cultivar HAES 741 unplaced genomic scaffold, SCU_Mint_v3 scaffold779, whole genome shotgun sequence:
TTCTTCATTTTTGTGCCAAAGGGACAGGGTTAGGATTATCACAGGCATGGAGGAAGCTTATTATGGATGGATAGCTCTTAATTATAACATGGGTATGCTGGGTTCAGAACCAACAAAAGCAACATTTGGTGCACTTGATTTGGGTGGTTCATCCTTGCAGGTTACTTTTGAGACCAAGGAACAGGTTCAAGGTGAGACTGGTTTAAACTTAAATATAGGAGCTGTTAATCATCAGCTTAGTGCCTATTCTCTGTCGGGTTTTGGTTTGAATGAAGCCTTTGACAAATCTGTAGTATATCTCCTCAAGACGGTTCAAGGAATCAGTAATGCCGATCTAATCAATGGAGAGGTTGAACTCAAGCATCCATGCTTGCAGAGTGGGTACACAGAAAAGTACTTCTGTTCCCGGTGTGCTTCATTAAACCAAGAAAGTGGGAGCCCTCTAATGGTGGGAGAAAATATTGTTGAGGGAGGAAAACCTGGAATAACTGTCCGCCTTGTTGGTGTTCCACGGTGGGAAGATTGCAGTGCGCTTGCAAAAGTTGCAGTTAATTTGTCTGAATGGTCAGATTCAAATACAGGAATTAATTGTGAGCTCCAACCTTGTGCTCTGAGTGATAGCTTACCTCGACCCCATGGGAAGTTTTATGCAATGTCTGGCTTCTTTGTGGTGTTTCGGTTTTTTAACTTGTCCTCAGAAGCCACACTCGATGATGTATTAGATAAGGGCCAGGAATTCTGTGGGAAATCGTGGGATGTTGCACGGAATAGTGTGGTACCACAATCATTTATAGAACAATACTGCTTTAGGGTACCTTACATTGTGTTGCTACTGAGAGAGGGCTTACACATTACAGATAGCCAGGTGCTTATTGGTTCTGGTAGTATTACTTGGACACTTGGGGTTGCTCTATTGGAAGCTGGGGGGTCATTGTCAACTCGAATGCCACTTCAGAGCTATAGAATACTCCGAATGAAGATTAGCCCAACCATTCTTATTGTTCTGGTGTTTATTTCGCTGGTACTTCTAGCCTGTGCCTTATCATGCATTGGTGATTGGATGTTAAGATTCTTCCGTAGGCCCTATCTCCCATTATTTAGGCATAACAGTACGACTGCAACCTCTGTTCTTAATATGTCTTCTCCATTCCGATTCCAGCGCTGGAGTCCTATCAACACCGGTAAGCTTTTTTCTGAGGATTGTTGAGTCATGTACTCTCAAACCTATAGGTTTTATCTGTATCACTTCTTTTTTGTACTGTTATATTGTCAAGATGCTTTTCATAATTTCGTtaacaaattattttttatttctgtaaTTTGTTTGATGGAATTGTCTAAGAAGATGTATTAGCCTCTTATTCTGCCTTTTGTTTCCATCTTCTTATGACAGGCATGACATTTATCACTTTGGATGTACTAGATGTTTTAGATTTAACCTTGGATGGGGCGGAGACTAGTTTCCAACAACTTTGACCTTCAAATGATGGAATACGATGTATTGTCTTGTTAGGACGCTATACAACATAAAAGCCTGATTGGATTCATAAATTTTCCAAACTGTGATATTGACTTCATTGCTAAACAAGAGAGCTTAACATTTAGACTGGTGTATTGGTAATTTCAGATAGGGTTTCCTTTGTAGCCAAATTGAATTGGACAATAGCTTTGCTTCCTCCTCCatagggggaagagagagagagagagagagtctttgTAGAGTATTTGATGCAGTAGCACTCCCATGGATTGGCCGTCTGGACCCAGTCTGGAAACCCAGGCCGAGAAGAACCAGGTCCAAGTCTGGATTTTGGTTCAGTAGAGATTTTAGGGAATTGTCCTTTTTACTTAGgatcatttttgtaatttcagaTTTATTATTGCTTATCAGTAAATTACTCAGACTTCCCCTGTAGTTGACCTAATTCCACGCACCTCCCCTATAGTTTCAACAATTACTCCCCCTTCCTCTAATTCTCAAAACTTGCTATAGTCAGGTCCACCCCGTTAGTAGTTTATTGTAAAGTGATAACGTCATATGGACCTAAACATTTAATTGATGAACGTACTGTTATATGTTAGGCTTGCCGCTACTAGTTAAGAATGGAGGGGAAGCTTTTCATGTACTAGTAGTAAATGTCGTTATGTTTACTTGTGATACAAATAAATGAGCATAATCGAGCAGCTTAGGTCCTTGATGCAGTTTTCAGCCGGTAGatgggagaggaagaaggactacagttttgggtttggtcagtttggttcaattttttgtTCAAACCTGACCCAATTGGTTCATGTTCTGGTTCACTTAAAAGCATCTCCAAATCGTGGGTTAGTTTATAGGagttttattcttcttattttcttactaTTTTAAGGTAAGAGCTTGGCTGGATTAGGATCTGTAAGTCCAGCCTTAGTGGGTTATTATATCAAGTTGAGAAGTAAGAATGCTACCCGCTAGTGTGTCTACGCCTAGACACAGTGGGTGCAAAAAGACCGTGCTGCCCCACGCTGAAGATGCTCGTGCGTGCCCACCCTCCCATTGGCATGTACCTGTGCCTGCGGGTAGCGTTCTCTTGCCCATTATGTTGTTAAGATAGATTAGGACACCAATCACAGACTCTGGCTGTGAAAAAGGacctttttttgtttggttatCTCTATTATGATGGTGGTTGAGTTAAGGAATGACTCTCCAAGATAGCCCGCGAGGGAGGGGAGTTTCCTGTTTAGTGGGGtcttttatgtattttattatttagttaTTTGGTTAGTTAGATACTCCAACAGAAGCGTACAGTTAGAGAGAGTCTTATATTTTCTGTTGGTTTACAGCTTTATAAGTGCATGTAATTGCTAGACAGCCCATTCGATTTTATTAATGGAATTTTGGATTCAGCTATCGATTCTGTGACTCAGAGCTTTTGATGTGTTGATTCAGCAGGTacttggtggtgattccaaggtAGTGTTTCAGGTGGAATGCCTGAACACATATCCTCTTGATCGCCGTTGTgaacaaatcaaaataaaccccaactaaactatgagatagtggtaagaaagCAGTCGAACCCGTAGAGAACAAAAGGCTAAATTTACTAATattgttttgaaaatcaaatttgtaaaattcaGAATTCAAATTAAAACTAAGTAAGATAATTAAAAGTATGTGAATAAACGAGAAGAAACCATCCTCAGGTCTTGAATCCGTTTTGGTATTATCACGTAATCTTTGGTTCATACTTCGGTTCATTGAAACTACAAGTTCCATTGCAACTACAAAAATATAATCTCAGGCCACCCTAAGCATAACCTATCCTGTCAAGCACTATCGTCTATCACCTTCCACTTAGCATGcttagtttgattggttaaaggTTATCGTTAGTGTTtgccaaaaatcaacataaaatgccattttttGAATAGAATAAATGAATCACAGAGacaaatattttaaattaatttaactattaaaaatcatccacaaGGAAAGGGGTCTttaacatcaaacaatcaagtatgcattacaaccaaaaatcaaataataataaattaaaacttCATCTGAGCCTAAGGATAGAAAGGGGACTTAGCCGCTCATGGTGTGAATGAACGAAGGGCAGAAATGACAATATTCTTCCATGGAGACACGAACACAGGTGAAGAGGTTCAACGGTGATTCGATGGTGTTGATGGAACCTTGGTGCAATGACAATGATCTCTGTGCAATACTGTCCAGGAAAATCTGTCCAGAAGAAGGTGCGAtccaagaagaagggagaaccataagaaaaaaaaccccaagaGAGCAATTAATGAGAGAAGCACTCCTTAAATAAGAAGTGTGTGAAAGAGCCCAAGGAGAGATGGCGTGAGTGGTGGTTGTAAGAGGAGATGGATACCAAATTCTGGTTGATCTGTCAGGATTTCAGTTCCCTAGTTTCAGTAGGATTCTTCTGTAATTTGAAATATGACCATTGGATTGCTCCCtaattttgatggtttgatctCTATACCTAATAGAGCAATTCACCAGAATATTGGGCCAATCTGAAACTGCGTTGACTTTTTCTTTACTGGTTTGGTTCCTAACTTCTTGGGATTCTGGGAAAACACTCTTGGCTTTCAAAACCTTAATCCAGTGATCAgatctcccctcccctcttccCCTCAccctctccccacccccccccccaaaaaaaaagaaaaaaaagaaaaaagtgccGTCTGTTTAGAGTAGCAAACCCATGTTTAGAGTAGCAAACCCATGGATAGTTTGTCTCGTGCTTAATGCCACGGATGTATTGCATGGAATGTACTCcatatttttggaatttttttttttttttttttaataatgaagTCCAACTTGTAAGCGAGTTGATCTTGCTGTTTGAATGAGTTATTAAGACCAAACTTTTTTCAAAGTAGATAGAGTTCTGCTTACATGAAACAGGAAATTGAAATGTTTAGTTGAAGGAAAATCAAAATGTTTGATCGAGTCTTTGGCATCCTCAGGCATACCTAGAGCTGGAAGCTTGAGAGATTTGTTGGAAGCAAAACAAGATGCTTCTTTTTATCCTTAATATTTGGGTTCCAGATAGCTCGGTTGAATTTGTTCTCATTTGTATTATGCTTGCATTGCACAATTTTACTGATTTTGTATTACTAGTTACCCAAATTAACAAAAATCCGGAAACAATGCAGTTCACTTGAGCAGATAATGGTCATTTGATTCCAAAGCTGGACCTTATGTTGATGAAGTTCCCATTGAAATTTTTGCTGAGAGTCTTTATGTATCCtcatgttggtgtatgatgtcttgtattccatcgcagtttaatccagggagtactggtgcagcacctagacagccaagacgacggtcccgctagccggttagcgggctgtgggggttgcaaggggggcaggaggcccccctgcatagcagggggtgtagagGGGCGcagcccccgctcgaattttttatttgagggcaattgtagtttaatccggattagggtggcaattgtagtttaatccggattagggttttttctcactctatatttgtagcgagggtttctttctctgtaatgcaagcaatactgagaggtgtgaggacgagcgttgtaaccctattctccattgatagtgaagcaggatctcatctcaccggggatgtaggcaaccttgccgaacctcgtaaaatccgtgtgtattgtttgttttgtttttccattatcttctgcatcgttttagggttacgtttctacaaattgatatcagagctctaggtttccgttttctagggtttactatcacgatggcagggaagggatcgaatgtcaagtatgacatcgagaggtttaatgggaagaacaatttcaccctctggcgtcaaaggatgaaggatcttctgatacagcaaggtttggcgaaaacgttgttggggaagtcgaagaaacctgaaaaaattactgacgaagattgggaagagatggaggaaaaggcggtaagtgctattcgattaaatctttctaatgatgccctacaatatgttgtgggtatcgattatggaccgcagttatgggcgaaacttgaaagcatctacatgacgaagtccttaacgaacaagttgttcgtgaagaagcaattgtactctctacagatggaggaaggtacggatctattagagcatcttaacatgttcaatcagatcgtaagtaaacttgcaaacctggaggttaagatcgaggatgaagataaggcgttactattgctgtcgtcgctcccagaatcatatgatcatctagtaacgactctcttgtacgggaaggaaacccttgagatggatgaagtcgcagccgccctcatgtccaatgatacaaggaagaaggccagtagtacgaaatctcaaggagaaggttttttcggaggtgacaaggagcaggaaagagggagatcaaatcagaagggatctgggaagagtcgatcgaaatcaaaagggataaagacaaaggtctcttgttactattgcaagaaggaaggtcatctgaagagagagtgcttgaagaggaaggcggacttaaagaagaaaggtgtagataaggcatttgaggaagctagcgtggctgacagttcagatggagatgatggagatgtactctctatatcatcaggtaagaatcaaccttctgattcttggattttagattctggatgttcatatcacatgtgtccacataaggattggtttgatacatatcaaccatataatggtgggtctgtcctaatggggaatgatgccgtatgcaagaccattg
Protein-coding regions in this window:
- the LOC122069956 gene encoding probable apyrase 7, which encodes MAFSKVSDVLSAAAGHMASSRSVSRSSSSSGLLPPAGPDLGFSTFGSGQKNNLRYSSSLQDFSTYHGLDPDEGNLDLVVNRTASRGKVPYALQRESAGASLSKEKSFPGIPFVWKKWTRVIMALIFLLLLFFLFSLCAKYLSTYWSQETSKFYVVLDCGSTGTRVYVYQSSIDHKKDGNLPIILRSLPEGTQRKSIARFGRAYLRLETEPGFDKLVHNTSGLKAAIKPLLRWAEKQIPKSSLKSTSLFLYATAGVRRLPSSDSQWLLDNAWSILENSSFLCQRDRVRIITGMEEAYYGWIALNYNMGMLGSEPTKATFGALDLGGSSLQVTFETKEQVQGETGLNLNIGAVNHQLSAYSLSGFGLNEAFDKSVVYLLKTVQGISNADLINGEVELKHPCLQSGYTEKYFCSRCASLNQESGSPLMVGENIVEGGKPGITVRLVGVPRWEDCSALAKVAVNLSEWSDSNTGINCELQPCALSDSLPRPHGKFYAMSGFFVVFRFFNLSSEATLDDVLDKGQEFCGKSWDVARNSVVPQSFIEQYCFRVPYIVLLLREGLHITDSQVLIGSGSITWTLGVALLEAGGSLSTRMPLQSYRILRMKISPTILIVLVFISLVLLACALSCIGDWMLRFFRRPYLPLFRHNSTTATSVLNMSSPFRFQRWSPINTGKLFSEDC